In Eulemur rufifrons isolate Redbay chromosome 3, OSU_ERuf_1, whole genome shotgun sequence, a single window of DNA contains:
- the ARPIN gene encoding arpin isoform X1, with protein sequence MSRIYQDGALRNKAVRSARLPGWDPAAHQGGNGVLLEGELVDVSRHSILDAHGRKERYYVLYIRPSRIHRRKFNPKGDEIEPNFSATRKVNTGFLMSSYNLGLGFLPELASSARAGGGWGLPEFTPVPAEPAQPGRPREPAESPAWSPGSQQEEVEAKGDTDRLSPEELKELVNKPELLALTESLTPEQTVAFWMPESDMEAMELELGAGVRLKTRGDGPFLESLAKLEGGTVTKCNFAGDGKTGVSWTDNIMAQKSSEGATAEIREQGDGAEDEEWDD encoded by the exons ATGAGCCGCATCTACCAGGACGGCGCGCTCCGGAACAAGGCGGTGCGGAGCGCGCGGCTGCCGGGGTGGGACCCCGCCGCGCACCAGGG GGGAAATGGCGTCCTGCTGGAGGGAGAACTGGTCGATGTATCTCGGCACAGCATCTTGGATGCCCACGGCAGGAAG GAGCGCTACTACGTGCTGTACATCCGGCCCAGTCGCATCCACCGCCGTAAATTCAACCCCAAGGGAGACGAAATTGAGCCCAACTTCAGCGCCACCAGGAAGGTGAACACGGGCTTCCTCATGTCATCCTACA ATTTAGGACTTGGGTTCCTCCCTGAGCTGGCGAGCTCTGCCAGGGCCGGTGGAGGATGGGGACTACCAGAGTTCACTCCTGTTCCAGCCGAGCCCGCCCAGCCAGGGAGGCCCCGAGAGCCTGCAGAGAGCCCTGCCTGGTCACCGGGGTCTCAGCAGGAAG AGGTGGAAGCCAAGGGGGACACTGACAGGCTCTCGCCCGAGGAGCTGAAAGAGCTGGTGAATAAGCCAGAGCTGCTGGCACTGACCGAGAGCCTCACCCCCGAGCAGACGGTGGCCTTCTGGATGCCCGAGTCAGACATGGAGGCGATGGAGCTCGAGCTTGGGGCCGGGGTACGGCTGAAGACTCGGGGCGATGGCCCCTTCCTGG agtCATTGGCCAAACTGGAGGGTGGAACAGTGACCAAGTGTAATTTTGCTGGTGATGGAAAGACAGGGGTGTCCTGGACAGACAACATCATGGCCCAGAAGTCGTCAGAGGGGGCCACAGCAGAGATCCGAGAGCAGGGGGACGGGGCAGAAGACGAGGAGTGG GACGACTGA
- the ARPIN gene encoding arpin isoform X2, with product MSRIYQDGALRNKAVRSARLPGWDPAAHQGGNGVLLEGELVDVSRHSILDAHGRKERYYVLYIRPSRIHRRKFNPKGDEIEPNFSATRKVNTGFLMSSYKVEAKGDTDRLSPEELKELVNKPELLALTESLTPEQTVAFWMPESDMEAMELELGAGVRLKTRGDGPFLESLAKLEGGTVTKCNFAGDGKTGVSWTDNIMAQKSSEGATAEIREQGDGAEDEEWDD from the exons ATGAGCCGCATCTACCAGGACGGCGCGCTCCGGAACAAGGCGGTGCGGAGCGCGCGGCTGCCGGGGTGGGACCCCGCCGCGCACCAGGG GGGAAATGGCGTCCTGCTGGAGGGAGAACTGGTCGATGTATCTCGGCACAGCATCTTGGATGCCCACGGCAGGAAG GAGCGCTACTACGTGCTGTACATCCGGCCCAGTCGCATCCACCGCCGTAAATTCAACCCCAAGGGAGACGAAATTGAGCCCAACTTCAGCGCCACCAGGAAGGTGAACACGGGCTTCCTCATGTCATCCTACA AGGTGGAAGCCAAGGGGGACACTGACAGGCTCTCGCCCGAGGAGCTGAAAGAGCTGGTGAATAAGCCAGAGCTGCTGGCACTGACCGAGAGCCTCACCCCCGAGCAGACGGTGGCCTTCTGGATGCCCGAGTCAGACATGGAGGCGATGGAGCTCGAGCTTGGGGCCGGGGTACGGCTGAAGACTCGGGGCGATGGCCCCTTCCTGG agtCATTGGCCAAACTGGAGGGTGGAACAGTGACCAAGTGTAATTTTGCTGGTGATGGAAAGACAGGGGTGTCCTGGACAGACAACATCATGGCCCAGAAGTCGTCAGAGGGGGCCACAGCAGAGATCCGAGAGCAGGGGGACGGGGCAGAAGACGAGGAGTGG GACGACTGA
- the ARPIN gene encoding arpin isoform X3 produces the protein MSRIYQDGALRNKAVRSARLPGWDPAAHQGGNGVLLEGELVDVSRHSILDAHGRKERYYVLYIRPSRIHRRKFNPKGDEIEPNFSATRKVNTGFLMSSYNLGLGFLPELASSARAGGGWGLPEFTPVPAEPAQPGRPREPAESPAWSPGSQQEDGGLLDARVRHGGDGARAWGRGTAEDSGRWPLPGVIGQTGGWNSDQV, from the exons ATGAGCCGCATCTACCAGGACGGCGCGCTCCGGAACAAGGCGGTGCGGAGCGCGCGGCTGCCGGGGTGGGACCCCGCCGCGCACCAGGG GGGAAATGGCGTCCTGCTGGAGGGAGAACTGGTCGATGTATCTCGGCACAGCATCTTGGATGCCCACGGCAGGAAG GAGCGCTACTACGTGCTGTACATCCGGCCCAGTCGCATCCACCGCCGTAAATTCAACCCCAAGGGAGACGAAATTGAGCCCAACTTCAGCGCCACCAGGAAGGTGAACACGGGCTTCCTCATGTCATCCTACA ATTTAGGACTTGGGTTCCTCCCTGAGCTGGCGAGCTCTGCCAGGGCCGGTGGAGGATGGGGACTACCAGAGTTCACTCCTGTTCCAGCCGAGCCCGCCCAGCCAGGGAGGCCCCGAGAGCCTGCAGAGAGCCCTGCCTGGTCACCGGGGTCTCAGCAGGAAG ACGGTGGCCTTCTGGATGCCCGAGTCAGACATGGAGGCGATGGAGCTCGAGCTTGGGGCCGGGGTACGGCTGAAGACTCGGGGCGATGGCCCCTTCCTGG agtCATTGGCCAAACTGGAGGGTGGAACAGTGACCAAGTGTAA